tgacagtgccaatactgctgagctgattGGCTAGCAATCAGACTTGGAGGCGGGAATCCCATCTTTAAAGTGACTTGCATACTGATGTGAGACACGGAGACAAAGAAAAAAAATGGAACTCTCTGTGTCGGGGGTGTGGCACGAAAAGGCCGAGCTGGTGTTACCACCGCCTTTCTGGACCAGCACTGGGAGTCCCACTTCCCACACATATCCAGTcctctatcactgtaatctccttccGCCCCACGACACATTAAGATATGTGTTTTCatctaatactggcctcttgagcaccctggATTTTAATCTCTTCACCATTGATGATCGTactttcagttgcctgggccctaagctccatAATACCCTCTACacacctctccacatcgctttctgaCTTTAAAACACTCATTAAAACTCTTTGATCCAGCCTTTGACCATGTTACCGACAGTCCTCTAATGTCACTCCGTGttttattttgctttataatgtgcCGGTGAAGCATCTTGAAGCGTTTCAATgcatgaaaggtgcaatatcagcacatgttgttattgttgtttctgcccattccaccgccctgtctctgtcctcctgaattccattactatcttcctcactcttCACTGTACTTTCACGCTTCATGACTGCTGCAAAGTTCGACAATGTGGGCTGAAGCccgaagtctaagtcattaatgtatatcagaaacatCAGTGGACCTCGTATCGAACCCTGGGGATCAACAcagtatatcttcctccagtctgacaaaaagACATTCACTACAGTGTTGATAAAAGACCTCATGAAATATGTTACTGTCCTCATCAATAtttaccggggtggggggggggggatgatttATTATAAACCTATTATTACTGATGTTTAATTTAATCCTCGTACTTAATTAACTTCTCAATCAACTTCTGATTCCAGCTGAAATCCCTGTGTTTTTATTCAATTTCCCAATCTTACTATGGTTCTTTAATTTAAACCCAAGGCTGAATTTAATGGTCCCTGTGAGACAGGATAAGCGGTGGCGGGGCCCATAGAACTTTGGCTAAGACAAGCTTCCCATCCAGATatcaattgaggcctttaaatggAATTACACGAGCGGTTGGCGGGAGCCCACCACTTGTGCAatccacccagtaaaacaaggctgcCTCCCTGCATAATTGGGGAAAACCTCTTCTATaggtaatctgtggcccatggatggaTCCCCGAAGCAAAGACTGCTTCTCCGATAAAAGCCTATGCATTCAATAAGCACCCTTTTCCACCTTCCAGGAGCTACAGGACTGGCACCGGCAACCTCACCACACTTACCTGGAGTCTGGGACCTCAAAGCTGCTCCCGATTCCAGGACTGATGTACTACCAGCAGTGGCCCCTGCTCCCTGACTAGCCCCAGCTGCAAAAATTCACTTACCTGGGGTCCAAGTCTCCAGCGATGTTACTGCTCCCAGGACTGGTCTTATACTgagagtgcccccccccccccgcccatgtCCTTACAGGTCCAGTCGGCAGTGCCACACTTACCTTAGTTATGGGTGTCCACTGATGCTCCCAGTCCCAAGCTGGCTGTAGTACCGTCTGTGAGGCCATTCCCGGACTGGTCCTGTCTATCCCATCACACCTGTCTGGGATCTGACCTCCTGTGAACGTCCTGGTCCCAGGTCATATGTAATCCTGGAAATGGGCCCCGTCCTTGACTGGTTCTGAAACCCACCACACTTACCTCGGGTGTGGGGCTCCAGCAATTCATCTGTTTCCAGGCCTGGTGTGGTACAAGCAGTGGGCCCCACCCCCACGCCCACCTGAAGCCCCTACACGTTCTGGTTATGGGACTCCAGTGATGATCCAGGTCCCAGGAGTGCAATAGGTCCAGAAGTGGCCCCAGCTCCCTGACCAGCCCCAATGACACCAAAAACTTGCCTGGTGTCAAGGCTGTGCAGCAGTGGGCGTAGGCTCAGGTCTAGTGTTGTACCAGCAGTGGCCCTCACTACCTAACAGGTCCTGGCGACCATCCCCCCCACACACTTACATGGACTCTGGGACTCCAGCAATCATTCTAGCCTTAGGCCtggcgcagtactggcagtggctccCATTTACTTCGTCTGGCAAGAAGTGTCCTCGTCATCGTTACCTGAGGTGCTGTATCTCCAGCTCTGGTGTATTACGGACAGTGGCCCCAACTAGCTGACTGTCCCTAGTGTGTTTGCCATATTTATCTGTGCTCTAGGCGTCTAGAGATTGCCTTTCACCAAGgcctggtgcagtactggcagttATGCTGCTGCCAGTGGccttgccgatactactgagctgctggcctcaAATTGTTCAACAGCTTTGGCAGCGTGATCCCCATAATTATAGTGATGTGGAGCACGGAACCAAGCAGTTAATTCCCCTAATGTCATTGAATTTCTGCTGGTGGGGACGCCGAATGCCAGGACGGGAATCCCCTCGATCTTTTGGTCTGCTATCAGGAACCAGCTGGCTCCACTAAATCCAACCCCCACTCTCTCCAGCAGAAGTCACTGATACAATAATTAGATACATACTGAATGTGGCAACAAGTATGACCCGAACACCATCAAACTGTTGTTTTTAATCCCAACCTGATGTATTATTTCTtgataatttcccttgtttacaGTCAACTTGTGATGATTGCGATTATTTGTTTTTTTGATTTTTCAGCGGATTCATTTCCAATCATTGCTTTTAAATCACTGAATTCCGTGTTGTTTATCAATTTTCTATACAGGAGccaagtgctgcagatgctgaaaatctgaaataaaaacataaaatgcgagacaaattcagcaggtctggcgagagaaacaaagttaatgtttcagggcgatgacccttcatcagaactgagagagATGAGCGATGGAACAGTTTTTAAAGCAGGCAATAAACGGAGGgaggggaggattatgatcaataTCGGGTTTAAAAAATTCAATATCATCcaattgtcatttaatctgtcctgccttgCACCTGATTACagatcttcccatttgttctttcaggtccaatcattcCGACAGATTAcaggatacaggaacacatttgtaAATCGCAAAcattcctcaatcaaactggtaacttttctcccagcctgatgtataatttccctatttacttcccttcctcacagtcaacttgctgacgattgggatcctgtctcggggaaagtgcggtctctccaaatgtgtcactcggtacctgatggccatgtcagtggcggatctactggtcattatcctcgacctgatattgagacacattccaatTATTTataaggaacagtttcagttcctgcagTCCATTCCCGTTTGTAATATCcatgccgtcctgctttatgcagccactgactgttctgtctggttcaccgtcactttcacctttgatcgatttgtggccatttgttgccagaaacggaaaagtaaatattgcagtgagaaaacggcggctgtggttctgggaacagtgactgtgctgagctgtttaaagaacaccaCCTGGTATTTTATGCCAGCAGGTTGGTATTTGCTGTGGAACGATCCCTGGTTCTGTCGGGTAACATTCGACGCTCAGATCTCTCGGGTGTGGGTAGCAATCAAGTTCttccatcacattctaaccccggggctcccatttgtcatgattctgctgctcaattctctcaccgtcagacaaatcttagtgagcaacagaggacgcaggagactccgggctcacagcagtgtggagagttgcagagacccagagatggagagccgaaggaaatccatcattttactgttagttatctcggggaatttcatcctgttatgggcagtgttaatggtgtattcgatatggagCCGGATGCAGTATTTGACGGTGTCTGTGTCTGTATCTCCATTTCTACCTATGCAGTTTTTGCGGTCTGTGTCTGTATCAATGCCTCTTTTTCTGCAGGAATTGGCTTTCATGCTGCAActtctgagttgctgcacaaatactgcgatttatgccgtgacccaaactcagttcagagagcagttgaagaatgtgctgaaatatccctttaccacAATTATTAAATTCGTTCACTGATGAGAGGAATTGAATCACCGACTATTTCCTCCTCCGGGAGAAAGTGCCCGCTGCTGTGCTGACAGAGTCGGGAGGAGCCTGACGCGTTGGTCACAGAGCGGGGGTCGGAGCCTGACGCTATTGTGACGACAGAGTGGTAGTGAGGTCTGTTCAACATCGTGATGGGGGCGAGGGGGCAGACACAATGCCCAGGGTGACAGATGAGTGCGGCCGAGCTCTGTGTCGATAGCGAGTGTGGCGCTTTTGACACCGGAGTGGGGGCAGGGCCTGTTTCCATGGTGCCAGAGATTGAGGGCAGAGCCGACTCTCAGCTTTACGGGGTATCAGAGCCTCTTCCCAGAGTGCGAGTGGAGTCGGGACAGACCCTGCTTGCAGAGTGCACGGAAAATGGGAGCGGGACCTGCTGCTATGGGGACGGGCAGGGGGCGGACCCTGTCCCCAGGGTGCGGGGGAGTAGGGGTGGGGCCTGTTACCAGGGtgccgggggagtgggggcgggcctGTTCCCTTGGTACCCGGGAGT
This genomic interval from Heterodontus francisci isolate sHetFra1 chromosome 21, sHetFra1.hap1, whole genome shotgun sequence contains the following:
- the LOC137381171 gene encoding probable G-protein coupled receptor 139, which encodes MGQNLRTAEWNVTTLGRGLSDVFNSLSAGCDWIPLEWRFGDALRMIQYIYYPILAIIGVPVNLLTIGILSRGKCGLSKCVTRYLMAMSVADLLVIILDLILRHIPIIYKEQFQFLQSIPVCNIHAVLLYAATDCSVWFTVTFTFDRFVAICCQKRKSKYCSEKTAAVVLGTVTVLSCLKNTTWYFMPAGWYLLWNDPWFCRVTFDAQISRVWVAIKFFHHILTPGLPFVMILLLNSLTVRQILVSNRGRRRLRAHSSVESCRDPEMESRRKSIILLLVISGNFILLWAVLMVYSIWSRMQYLTFLRSVSVSMPLFLQELAFMLQLLSCCTNTAIYAVTQTQFREQLKNVLKYPFTTIIKFVH